The Streptomyces capitiformicae genome contains the following window.
CCCTCGGGGAGCGGCATCCCTACACCTTGGACGCGATGATCAACTACGCCAACTGTCTCGCCGACGCCGGTCAGCCGGAGGCTGCCATATCCCTCGAACGCGAGGCGCTCGCGAGGGCGTTGGAGACTCTGGGCGCCGACCACTACGACATCATCACGCTGCGTTCCAACCTCGCGGTCGATCTCGCCTCGACTGGTGCGTCGGAGGAGTCGAAGGAGCAGCGCGATGAGGCCCTGCGGCTCGCTGCCCGAACCCTGCGCGACCACCATCCGACCCACGAGGCGGTGAAGAGCGGGCTGCGACTGGACGCGGACATCGAACCACCCTTCACCTTCTGATTCGGTGCCACGAAGCAGTGTGGGGCCCATGTGGTGCGGCGAAGTTTTCTGTGCGGTGCTTTGTGCGTATTCTTGCCGCTCTATTTAGGCCGCCGCTGCTATCCTCCGCACACGGATACGGGTACGTCCTGTTGAGTGGATGCTCTGTATCGGCTTTGACTCTAGGAGACCGGTGTCACCCTCTTTGTCCTCGACAGACGTGCTTACAGGCTCCGTCATTCTTAGTGTGGGCCTCACCCGGCCTGCCGAGGACCGTCCTCGTACCGTCACCGCGAACAGTGCCCTTGGTCATGTACTGCGCCGCCTCGAACAGGAGGCCGCGAATCCGGATGTCGCACACCTCGCGGCTTTCGAATCTTCGATCGATTTCGAGGCGTAGGTGCGGTGAGCTTCCCGCGGGTTCCGTCAACTCCCGTTTCCTTGCGGCAGTTCATCCTCAAGGTGCACAGCCGTTGCAACCTGGACTGCGGCTACTGCTACGTCTACCACTCCGCCGACACCAGCTGGCGCGACAAACCACGTGTCATGGACGCGTCCGTCGCGAAGCAGGTGGCCCACCGCATCGCCGAGCATGCCGCGGCCCATGATCTGCCAGACGTTCGGATCGTGCTCCACGGCGGTGAGCCGCTGCTTCTGGGGGCCGGACGGCTGGAGGAACTGCTCACCGTTCTCCGCCGAGGATTGGCGAAGACGGCGGTACCCGTCCGTTTCTCCCTGCAGACCAACGGCGTACTGCTCACCCCCGACATCCTGGACGTGCTTCGACGGCATCGGGTCGGCGTCAGTGTGAGCCTGGACGGCACCCGAGCGGGCCATGACCGGCATCGCCGGTTTCCGCACGGCGCGGGGAGTCACGGGCAGGTGATGGGAGGACTCGACCGTCTGAACGCGCCCGAGTACCGCCTGCTGTACGCGGGCCTGCTGTGCACGATCGACCTGGCCAACGACCCCGTCGAAACCTACGAGGCACTCCTGGCCGCACGTCCCCCCCGCGTCGACCTCCTGCTCCCGCACGGCACATGGGACACACCGCCCCCAGGGCTCGGAGACCGGCGGCACCGGCTCCCCACCGCCGCCCCGGTGACCGTCGACGGGGTGATGGCTCACCGAGGGGAGACCCCGTACGCCGACTGGCTGCGGCGAGTCTTCGACCGCTGGTACGACTCCCCCGAGAGGGAGACGGGCATCCGGCTCTTCGAGGAACTGATGGCGGGTGTCCTCGGCGGCTCCGTACGCACCGAGTCCGTCGGCCTGGCCCCGGCGACGCTGGCCGTCATCGAGACCGACGGCTCCATCGAGCAGTCCGACTCACTCAAGGTCGCTTACGAAGGCGCGCCGGAGACAGGACTCGACGTCTTCCGCTACAGCCTCGACGACGTCCTCGGGCATCACTTGTTCCGTCAACGCCAGTCGGGCGTAGGGGGTCTGGGACCCACGTGCACACGCTGCCCCCTCCTCGGCGTGTGCGGGGGTGGGCTCTTCGCGCACCGGTACGCCTCCGGAACCGGCTTCCGCAACCCCTCGGTCTACTGTGCCGACCTGACCGCGTTGATCCTGCACATCCGGGCCCGCGTCCAGGCCGACCTCGTCACGGCATCACAGAGCACATAGGGTAGGCTTCACCTGCGAGTTCACACACAACACCGTGAAAGCGCAACGGGACGTGGCGCAGCTTGGTAGCGCACTTGACTGGGGGTCAAGGGGTCGCAGGTTCAAATCCTGTCGTCCCGACTCGTCTGACATCAGCAAGGTCCCCACCCATAACCACACCAACGACTGAGCTGGCCAGCAGTCACGGCAAGCACCGTTGCAGTACTAAACGGCAATTTTCAGTTCTCGTGGCAAGGTGCCAGCTGTCATGTCACAACTTCGTCGCCATCGCGATCCCGTTGGTTCTCGGTGACAACCGTCCTCGGCATGTGACAACTAACGTCGGTGGTCACACCGAACTAACGCCGGACCCGGGGCATCCCCAGACCGATCCACGAGATGATCTCGCGTTGGATCTCGTTGTTGCCGCCGCCGAAGGTGAAGATGACGGCGGAACGGTAGCCGCGTTCCAGTTCGCCGTGGAGGGCGGCGCCGGCGGAGCCTTCTTTCAGGGCGCCGGCGGTGGCGACGATCTCCATGAGCCAGGCGTAGGCGTCGCGGCGGGCCTCGGAGCCGTAGACCTTGACGGCGGAGGCGTCCTGGGGGGTGAGGGTGCCGTCCTGGACGGCGCTGACCATACGCCAGTTGAGGAGTTTGAGTGCGTCGAGCTTGGTGTGGGTCTGGGCGAGGCGGCGGCGTACCCAGGGGAGGTCGATGACGCGGCGACCGTCGGCGAGCTTGGTCTCCATGGCCCAGTGCTGGACGTTGTGCAGGGAGCGGATGGCCATGGTGCCGTGGGCGGCGAGGGTGACGCGCTCGTGGTTGAGCTGGTTGGTGATCAGCCGCCAGCCCTTGTTCTCCTCGCCGACGCGGCGGGAGACGGGGACGCGGATGTTCTCGTAGTAGCTGGCGGTGGTGTCGTGCGAGGCGAGGGTGTTGATGAGGGTGCAGGAGTAGCCGGGGTCGGTGGTCGGGACGAGGAGCATGGTGATGCCCTTGTGGGGCGGGGCGTCGGGGTCGGTGCGGGTGGCCAGCCACACCCAGTCCGCTGTGTCGCCGTTGGTCGTCCAGATCTTCTGGCCGTTGACCACGTACTCGTCCCCGTCGCGCACCGCGCGGGTCTTCAGTGAGGCCAGGTCGGTGCCTGCGTCGGGCTCGCTGTAGCCGATCGCGAAGTCGATTTCGCCGGAGAGGATGCGCGGCAGGAAGTACGACTTCTGCTCCTCGGTGCCGTACCGCATGATCGTCGGGCCGACCGTGTTGAGCGCCATCAGGGGCAGCGGGACGCCCGCCTGGGCGGCCTCGTCGAAGAAGATGAACTGCTCGATGGCGGTGAGGCCGCGTCCGCCGTACTCCTTGGGCCAGCCCACGCCCAGCCAGCCGTCCGTGCCGAGGCGGCGGATGGTCTCGCGGTAGAAGCGCTTCTGCGCCGCCGGGTCGGCGTGGCGGGTGTGGGCACCCGTCGGCACCAAAACGGCGAAGTAGGCGCGCAGTTCGGTGCGCAACCGCTGCTGCTCGGGTGTGTATTCGAGGTGCACGGCGCCTCCAGGCTCCCCAGGGCGGACCTGACGGCGCACACGCTAGAACGTGTTCCAGTAATTGGGAACACATTCATGGCAACACATTCAGTCGAGGACGGCGAGGAAGTCCGTACAGGCCCGGGCGCAGTCGCGGCAGGCCTTGGCGCCTTCCTCCGCGCCGGGCTGTTCGTCGAAGACGCGGGCGCACTCCAGGCAGACGGTTCGGCACCACTCCACCTGGACGCGGATACCGGCTTCGTCGAGGAGGCTCTGCTCGGACAGCACACGGCAGGTGGCGTCGCACACCTCCGCGCACATGATGCCCTTGCGTCGCATGCGTTCCTGGTCTTCGGGCCCGTCCGGGTCGGCGAGGCTCGCCCGCAGGGCACACGCACGCGCGCACTCGGTGCACGCCTGCGCACATGCGAAGCGGTCCTCCAGGAAGCGAACGAGTTCCTGTTGGGATGTTTGGGATGTCGTCGTCGAGGTCACGACGGGCGGGTAGCCGGAGGGGACCCCGTCAAACGCGATGCTGTTTTCCGCAGACGGGCGAGGGCACCCGTGCACACCCCCGGCACGGTGGAGGTGGTTGCGGTTACCGAGCGCCTTTCAAACCGAGCCGACCTCGATTTCACCCGACCCTTTGGGGGTATTAATCCTATATGAATACAGAATGGGCTGTTTTCGTAGCAGAGCGCAGTGTGCTGGGCGGTATCGCACCGTTCATAGTCGGTGTGGTGGTCGTGGCGCTGCTCATCGGCGCTGTCTTTCTGGACGCGCGCCGACGTGCCCGTGGGCCGCGCCGTCCGCTCCCCGAGGAGCAGCCGCGGCTGCCGGAGGGGGGCCCGGTTCATGAGGAGCTGGAGAACCGCGAACCGGACGAGATACCGAAGAGCGACCTTCGACTGCTGCCCTACCAGGTGCACGGAAACCTGGGTTCCCGGCCCAGCCAGGAGAAGAAGCGGCCGCGCTGGAGCAAGGGCGGCAGCGGCTCCTTCGGCAGCGGCGGCCTCGGCGCCCACTGACCCGGAGAGGCCTCCGGCACGCGCTTGGACAGGCGCCCGCGGGCACTTACACACAGCGACCAGCCTTGCGGTGTGCGTACCCATGAGGGAGGAAGACCCAGTGAAGGCCGTCGTATGGCACGGCGTGGGAGACATCCGCCTGGACGACGTACCCGAGCCCAAGATCCAGGACCGCCACGACGCGGTCGTCCGCATCACCACATCGGCCATCTGCGGCACGGACCTGCACTTCGTGCGAGGCACCGTACCCGGCCTGGCGCAAGGACGGATCCTCGGCCATGAGGCGGTCGGGATCGTGGAGGAGACGGGCACGGGGGTACGGAACTTCCGGCCCGGCGACCGGGTGGTGGTTCCGTCGACGGTCGCGTGCGGAGTCTGCAGTTACTGCCGGGCCGGCTACTACGCCCAGTGCGACAACGCCAACCCGAACGGCAAACAGGGCAGTACGACGTTCTTCGGCGGGCCGGAGGCGGCGGGTGGACTCGACGGGCTGCAGGCCGAGTTCGCCCGGGTGCCCTTCGCTCACACGGGGCTCGTGCCGCTGCCCGACTCCGTGGACGACGCGAGCGCCATTCTGTTGTCCGACATCATGCCGACCTCCTGGTTCGGCGCCCGCCTCGCGGAGGTGAGCAGCGGCGACACGGTCGCGGTGCTGGGCGCGGGCCCGGTCGGGCAACTGGCGGCCGTGGCCGCGCGGTTACAGGGAGCGGGCCGGGTGATCGTCGTCGACGGGGTCCCGGACCGGCTGTCGCTCGCCCGCGACCAGCATGCCGAGACGGTGGACTTCAACGCCGAGGATCCGGTCGAGGCGATCCGCGAGATGACCGGCGGGATCGGCGTGGACCGGGTGATCGAGGCCGTCGGGGTGGACGCCGAGCACCCCGAGCGCGGGCCCGCCGCCGTTGGGGAGAGCGAGAAGCGGCGCTTCGACGAGGAAGGGGACCTCGCGGCCCCCGTGCAGAACCCCGACCGGCACGGCACCTGGCGGCCGGGGGACGCGCCCAGCCAGGCCATGCGCTGGGCGGTGGACCTGGTGGCGAAGGCGGGCACGATCGGCGTGACGGGTGTGTATCCGCCGCACGCCGACCGCTTCCCGTTCGGCGCGGCCATGCAGCGCAACCTGACGCTGCGGATGGGCAACTGCCACCACCGCCGCTACATCCCACGGCTCGTGTCGATGGTCGCCTCGGGAGTCCTCGACACCACGCCGTTCATCACGCGCTGGGCGGACACCGAGGGCGCGATCGCCGCGTACGAGCACTTCGACCGGCGCGAGCAGGGCTGGACGAAGGTCGCGCTCGACACCGCCTGAGCCGCCCAGCACCACGTACGTGAGGGAAGTGAGACCGATGGCAGAGCGCAGCACACTGCCGCTGCCCGACTACGACCATCTGCCGCTCGGCGGCCTGGAGGGCCGCGTCCGCGCACTCACCGCCGAGGAGGTGGAGGAGCTGCTCGTGTACGAGCGTGCCCACGCCGATCGGTTGGCGGTGACCCAAGTGCTGACGGCCCGCCTGGACCAGCTGCACGCGGGCGCCGAACCGACCTCCGGAGACCCCGGCGGCGTACGGCCCGAACAGCACAGCAGCAGTTCCGGCTCGCCCGTCTCTCCGACGACCTCGCCACAGCCGATGAGCCCGCCGCCGCACGGGACTCCGGATCAGCGGGGCAAGCCCAAGGGCGACCGCACCTAGGGGGTGTCGCGGGTGGGCGAGCCGGTCGGTTGCCGGCTCGCCCGTCGTTGTCAGGAATTCGCGTCCAGCGACAACCCCGTGTAGTTCTCGGCCAGTTCGGCGGCGGCGTGCGGGGAGGTGGCGACGCGGTCGAGCTGGGAGAGCTGGAGCCTGGTCTCGAAGGGGGACTGCTCCGGGTCCGCGTGGAGGGTCGTGGTCATGAAGTAGGAGAAGTGCTCGGCCCGCCACACCCGGCGCAGACAGGTGTCGGAGTAGGCGTCGAGGAGCTCGGTCGAACCGGTCTCCTTGAGCTGGGCGAAGGCGCGGGCCAGCACGATGACGTCGGTGGCGGCCAGGTTGAGCCCCTTGGCGCCGGTGGGCGGCACGATGTGGGCGGCGTCGCCGGCCAGGAACAGACGGCCGTACCGCATCGGCTCGGTGACGTGGCTGCGCATGGGCAGCACGGACTTGGCGGTGACGGGCCCGCGCTTGAGCCGCCAGCCAGGGTTGGCGGTGAGGGCGAAGCGGGCGTCCAGCTCGTCCCAGATCCGCTCGTCGGACCAGTCGGCCGGGTCGGTGCCGTTCGGAACCTGGAGGTAGAGGCGGCTCACGGACGGCGACCGCATGCTCGCCAGCGCGAAACCCCGCTCGGAGTGGGCGTAGATCAGCTCGTCGTAGACGGGCGGGGCGTCGGCGAGGATGCCGAGCCAGGAGTAGGGGTACGTCCGCTCGTACGTGGTCCGTACCCCGTCCGGGACGGCGTTCCTGGCCACGCCGTGGAAGCCGTCGCAGCCGACCACGTAGTCGCAGGTCAGGGTCTGCTCGCGGCCCTCGTGGGTGTAGCGGATCACCGGCTGCTCGGTGTCGGCGCCCTCCACGGCGTGCACCTCGGCCTCGAACAGCAGGGGCCCGCCGTCGGTGAGCTGGAGGGCGATGAGATCCTTGACGACCTCGGTCTGGGCGTAGACCCACACCCGGCGTCCGCCGGTCAGGGAGGGGAAGTCGACGCGATGGGCGCGCCCGTCGAAGCGCAGCTCGATACCGTCGTGGGGCATACCCTCGGCGTCCAGCCGCGCACCGGCGCCGGCGGAGCGCAGGACGTCGACGGTGGCCTGCTCCAGGATTCCGGCGCGCTGCCGCTGCTCGACGTACGCGCGGTCCTTGCGTTCCAGAACCACGCTGTCGATTCCCGCGTTGTACAGCAGACGGGCCAGCAGCAGACCGGCGGGGCCGCCGCCGATGATGCCGACGGTGGTGTGCATGAGTACTCCCTCGTCGTTGAGGACGAGCCGCGTCCCGTCCCCGGGCGCCGACCTTGTTCGTCTTGTTCGTCAGGTGAAATTCACTTCACCAAGTTGTACGAGTGAGTCTGCGCCCGCTCCGCCCGCCTGTCAACGGTCACACTCCCCCGACTCCTCCGAAAAGGTCAGTTCAGGAAGTGGAAGCTCGGCCTCGGGTGCATGAGGAAGTCGTGGTGCGAGATGTTCCAGGCGTAGGCGCCCGCGAGGGAGAAGGCCACGCGGTCCCCGGCCCGCAGCCCCGGTGCGTGGACGTTCCGGGCGAGGAGGTCCTTCGGGGTGCACAGCTGTCCGGTGAGGCTGACGCGCTCCCCGTCGGCCGCCGGGCGCGGCCACGGGTGGGGCCACTCCCCCACCGCCAGCACGGAACAGGGCTGGTCGTGCCCCTTGGTCGCCGGAGTGCGCAGATGATGGGTACCACCCCGGACCACCGCGAACTCCTCGCCATGGCTGTGCTTCACGTCCAGCACCTCGG
Protein-coding sequences here:
- a CDS encoding FxsB family cyclophane-forming radical SAM/SPASM peptide maturase, yielding MRQFILKVHSRCNLDCGYCYVYHSADTSWRDKPRVMDASVAKQVAHRIAEHAAAHDLPDVRIVLHGGEPLLLGAGRLEELLTVLRRGLAKTAVPVRFSLQTNGVLLTPDILDVLRRHRVGVSVSLDGTRAGHDRHRRFPHGAGSHGQVMGGLDRLNAPEYRLLYAGLLCTIDLANDPVETYEALLAARPPRVDLLLPHGTWDTPPPGLGDRRHRLPTAAPVTVDGVMAHRGETPYADWLRRVFDRWYDSPERETGIRLFEELMAGVLGGSVRTESVGLAPATLAVIETDGSIEQSDSLKVAYEGAPETGLDVFRYSLDDVLGHHLFRQRQSGVGGLGPTCTRCPLLGVCGGGLFAHRYASGTGFRNPSVYCADLTALILHIRARVQADLVTASQST
- a CDS encoding ferredoxin, which gives rise to MTSTTTSQTSQQELVRFLEDRFACAQACTECARACALRASLADPDGPEDQERMRRKGIMCAEVCDATCRVLSEQSLLDEAGIRVQVEWCRTVCLECARVFDEQPGAEEGAKACRDCARACTDFLAVLD
- a CDS encoding 4-hydroxybenzoate 3-monooxygenase produces the protein MHTTVGIIGGGPAGLLLARLLYNAGIDSVVLERKDRAYVEQRQRAGILEQATVDVLRSAGAGARLDAEGMPHDGIELRFDGRAHRVDFPSLTGGRRVWVYAQTEVVKDLIALQLTDGGPLLFEAEVHAVEGADTEQPVIRYTHEGREQTLTCDYVVGCDGFHGVARNAVPDGVRTTYERTYPYSWLGILADAPPVYDELIYAHSERGFALASMRSPSVSRLYLQVPNGTDPADWSDERIWDELDARFALTANPGWRLKRGPVTAKSVLPMRSHVTEPMRYGRLFLAGDAAHIVPPTGAKGLNLAATDVIVLARAFAQLKETGSTELLDAYSDTCLRRVWRAEHFSYFMTTTLHADPEQSPFETRLQLSQLDRVATSPHAAAELAENYTGLSLDANS
- a CDS encoding zinc-dependent alcohol dehydrogenase, with amino-acid sequence MKAVVWHGVGDIRLDDVPEPKIQDRHDAVVRITTSAICGTDLHFVRGTVPGLAQGRILGHEAVGIVEETGTGVRNFRPGDRVVVPSTVACGVCSYCRAGYYAQCDNANPNGKQGSTTFFGGPEAAGGLDGLQAEFARVPFAHTGLVPLPDSVDDASAILLSDIMPTSWFGARLAEVSSGDTVAVLGAGPVGQLAAVAARLQGAGRVIVVDGVPDRLSLARDQHAETVDFNAEDPVEAIREMTGGIGVDRVIEAVGVDAEHPERGPAAVGESEKRRFDEEGDLAAPVQNPDRHGTWRPGDAPSQAMRWAVDLVAKAGTIGVTGVYPPHADRFPFGAAMQRNLTLRMGNCHHRRYIPRLVSMVASGVLDTTPFITRWADTEGAIAAYEHFDRREQGWTKVALDTA
- a CDS encoding acyl-CoA dehydrogenase family protein gives rise to the protein MHLEYTPEQQRLRTELRAYFAVLVPTGAHTRHADPAAQKRFYRETIRRLGTDGWLGVGWPKEYGGRGLTAIEQFIFFDEAAQAGVPLPLMALNTVGPTIMRYGTEEQKSYFLPRILSGEIDFAIGYSEPDAGTDLASLKTRAVRDGDEYVVNGQKIWTTNGDTADWVWLATRTDPDAPPHKGITMLLVPTTDPGYSCTLINTLASHDTTASYYENIRVPVSRRVGEENKGWRLITNQLNHERVTLAAHGTMAIRSLHNVQHWAMETKLADGRRVIDLPWVRRRLAQTHTKLDALKLLNWRMVSAVQDGTLTPQDASAVKVYGSEARRDAYAWLMEIVATAGALKEGSAGAALHGELERGYRSAVIFTFGGGNNEIQREIISWIGLGMPRVRR
- a CDS encoding DUF6479 family protein, yielding MNTEWAVFVAERSVLGGIAPFIVGVVVVALLIGAVFLDARRRARGPRRPLPEEQPRLPEGGPVHEELENREPDEIPKSDLRLLPYQVHGNLGSRPSQEKKRPRWSKGGSGSFGSGGLGAH